In Zhaonella formicivorans, one DNA window encodes the following:
- a CDS encoding bifunctional riboflavin kinase/FAD synthetase: MDILHQLPVSCEKSVVALGNFDGIHLGHRKLIAGVVEKAKQTNCSSVVLTFDPHPEQVLFPERPLKLLLSNKKKSELIAQLGVRKLVYLPFDLKLAQLSPEEFVRQVLVQGLNVKSVFVGFNYTFGRKASGTTETLSKLGRELGFELQVIPPVKVKGEIVSSTSIREALEKGRVEKARELLGYWPVLSGRVVSGQQKGRTIGFPTANLQVDDNILIPKNGVYASLVKLGNKRYYGMTNIGKKPTLAEDLPITIEINIFGFSRDIYGEELEVSFCHRLRDEQKFASLYDLKAQLDMDYKKSTAILHSLENITTHISTDS; the protein is encoded by the coding sequence ATGGACATATTGCATCAGTTGCCTGTGTCTTGCGAAAAATCAGTAGTTGCTTTAGGCAATTTTGACGGCATCCACTTAGGACATCGGAAATTAATTGCCGGAGTGGTGGAAAAAGCGAAACAAACGAACTGTAGTTCTGTGGTACTTACTTTTGACCCTCATCCCGAACAAGTGCTTTTTCCGGAACGACCGCTGAAGCTGCTGCTTTCTAATAAAAAAAAGTCGGAGCTGATTGCTCAGCTAGGTGTTAGGAAACTGGTTTATCTGCCTTTTGATTTAAAATTGGCCCAATTATCCCCGGAAGAATTTGTGCGTCAGGTTCTAGTGCAAGGGTTAAATGTCAAAAGTGTTTTTGTGGGTTTCAATTATACTTTCGGCAGGAAGGCATCAGGTACCACCGAGACTTTAAGTAAATTAGGAAGGGAACTGGGTTTTGAACTGCAGGTAATACCACCTGTAAAGGTTAAAGGGGAGATAGTTAGCAGTACCAGCATCCGTGAAGCTTTAGAAAAGGGAAGAGTGGAAAAGGCAAGGGAACTGTTAGGTTATTGGCCTGTTTTGAGCGGTCGTGTGGTTTCCGGTCAACAAAAAGGTAGAACTATAGGTTTTCCCACTGCTAATTTGCAGGTGGATGACAATATTCTGATACCGAAAAACGGTGTATACGCAAGTTTGGTCAAATTAGGTAACAAGCGGTATTATGGGATGACTAACATTGGAAAGAAGCCCACTTTGGCAGAAGATCTGCCAATAACAATCGAAATAAACATTTTTGGCTTTAGCCGCGATATTTACGGTGAGGAACTGGAGGTCAGCTTTTGCCATAGGTTAAGGGATGAACAGAAATTTGCTTCGCTATACGATTTAAAAGCTCAATTAGACATGGATTATAAAAAATCAACGGCAATTTTGCATTCCTTGGAGAATATTACCACGCATATCTCCACGGATTCCTAA
- the truB gene encoding tRNA pseudouridine(55) synthase TruB, translating into MHGFINVLKPPGMTSHDVVAWMRKLLAIKKIGHAGTLDPAVPGVLVLAVGQATRLVEYVQEHHKSYRCEMLLGLTTDTQDMEGEVLCTRQVQKEHLQNLKNIFSRYIGQISQIPPMVSAVHFQGRRLYELAREGIEVEREPRQVYIYKLEIVEEFFQEPPYRLLFDVTCSKGTYIRTLCHDIGEALGCGAVMSYLLRTASGPFRVEDAWTLEEITKACAKQDFSFLLPPETGITNLPKAIVQESDVRLALNGVKISNNSLLDFPENLQTEELVTLWSPDKKLLAIGIQQGSGQNGFIRIKKVFK; encoded by the coding sequence ATGCATGGTTTTATTAACGTTTTGAAGCCTCCGGGTATGACCTCCCATGACGTCGTTGCCTGGATGCGTAAACTTTTAGCCATCAAAAAGATTGGACATGCCGGTACTTTAGATCCTGCTGTGCCTGGTGTATTGGTATTGGCTGTAGGGCAAGCCACAAGGCTGGTGGAATATGTGCAGGAACACCATAAAAGCTACCGCTGCGAAATGTTGTTGGGGCTTACTACTGACACCCAAGATATGGAAGGAGAAGTATTATGCACACGGCAGGTGCAAAAGGAGCATTTGCAAAATCTCAAGAATATTTTTTCCAGATATATCGGACAAATTAGTCAAATACCCCCAATGGTCTCTGCGGTCCATTTTCAAGGCAGAAGATTATATGAACTGGCCAGAGAAGGTATTGAGGTTGAACGTGAACCGCGTCAGGTGTATATCTACAAATTGGAAATTGTCGAGGAATTTTTTCAAGAGCCTCCTTATCGGTTGCTTTTCGATGTTACATGTTCCAAAGGGACATATATCAGGACTTTATGCCACGATATAGGTGAGGCATTAGGCTGTGGTGCGGTCATGTCTTATCTTCTGCGTACAGCTTCGGGACCGTTCCGAGTTGAAGATGCCTGGACATTGGAGGAAATTACAAAAGCTTGCGCCAAACAGGATTTTAGTTTTTTATTGCCGCCCGAAACCGGCATAACCAATTTGCCAAAGGCCATCGTTCAGGAAAGCGATGTAAGGCTGGCGTTAAACGGGGTGAAAATCTCAAACAATAGTTTATTAGATTTCCCCGAGAATCTACAAACCGAGGAGCTTGTAACTTTGTGGAGCCCTGACAAAAAACTGCTTGCCATTGGCATCCAGCAAGGTTCGGGGCAAAACGGTTTTATCCGCATTAAAAAAGTGTTTAAATGA
- a CDS encoding DHH family phosphoesterase: protein MKLNTLVRVVNELIAKRQPVLITTHEAPDGDCIGSALALALALRQKGLKVSVVNKDPVPETLTFLAGSQEVLLPASLSTEFEVAIIVDCTDLGRLGFELPQGETQLINIDHHVSNTSFGTYNYVNPKASATGEIIYNLLKEIDVEIGPDIATALYTSLVTDSGSFQYENTSPETLRIAAELLENGAETNIIRQYLWENKPLPAIKALQAALNSLTTAADGKLAWVALDMKSIAAIGASNEHLEGLVNYPRSIAGVEVGMFFKEVEPQKIKVSLRSKQYVDVNALAQKFDGGGHRRAAGCTIYAPLEQAVNTMVMAVQEML, encoded by the coding sequence ATGAAATTAAACACTTTAGTCAGGGTAGTAAATGAGCTGATTGCAAAGCGGCAACCGGTTTTAATAACTACCCACGAAGCGCCCGACGGCGATTGTATAGGTTCTGCTTTGGCTTTAGCCTTGGCTTTGCGGCAAAAAGGTCTAAAGGTCAGTGTAGTTAACAAAGATCCGGTTCCGGAAACTTTGACATTTTTGGCAGGGAGTCAGGAAGTTCTGCTCCCTGCCTCTTTGAGTACGGAATTCGAAGTGGCAATAATAGTTGACTGTACTGATTTGGGCAGGCTGGGGTTTGAGCTGCCTCAGGGGGAGACGCAGCTGATTAATATTGACCACCACGTCAGCAATACAAGTTTTGGCACGTACAATTATGTTAATCCTAAGGCTTCAGCCACCGGTGAAATCATTTACAATTTATTAAAAGAAATCGATGTAGAGATAGGACCGGATATAGCAACGGCTCTATATACTTCTCTGGTTACGGATTCTGGGTCCTTTCAATACGAAAACACTTCACCTGAAACACTGCGGATAGCAGCCGAATTGTTGGAAAACGGAGCGGAAACAAATATCATAAGACAATATCTTTGGGAGAATAAGCCTTTGCCGGCTATAAAGGCTCTACAAGCCGCGTTAAATTCTTTAACAACTGCCGCTGACGGAAAACTAGCTTGGGTAGCATTAGACATGAAAAGCATTGCTGCTATCGGCGCAAGTAATGAACATTTGGAAGGTTTGGTTAATTACCCGCGCTCTATTGCAGGAGTAGAAGTTGGGATGTTTTTTAAAGAAGTGGAACCGCAAAAGATTAAGGTTTCTTTACGTTCCAAGCAATACGTAGATGTTAATGCCCTGGCCCAGAAGTTTGACGGCGGCGGTCATCGCCGCGCTGCAGGCTGCACTATCTATGCACCGTTAGAACAGGCAGTAAATACTATGGTTATGGCTGTGCAGGAAATGCTGTAG
- the rbfA gene encoding 30S ribosome-binding factor RbfA translates to MVFQRSQRVAEEMKREVAEILRNELKDPRIGFVTITSVEVSGDLRYAKVYVSVYGKSEEQKQTLEALNKASGFVRREIGKRIQLRYTPEIVFKFDESIEHGAKIAELLNKVQAEGVSKE, encoded by the coding sequence ATGGTTTTCCAAAGATCCCAACGCGTCGCCGAAGAGATGAAGAGGGAAGTTGCTGAAATCCTGCGGAACGAATTGAAGGATCCCCGGATAGGATTTGTGACAATCACCAGTGTGGAAGTAAGCGGTGATTTACGCTACGCAAAAGTTTATGTCAGCGTATATGGAAAATCGGAGGAGCAGAAGCAGACTTTGGAAGCACTGAATAAAGCCAGTGGTTTTGTAAGAAGGGAAATAGGAAAACGAATTCAACTGCGTTATACTCCGGAAATTGTCTTTAAGTTTGATGAATCCATCGAACATGGTGCAAAAATTGCAGAGCTTTTGAATAAGGTTCAAGCTGAAGGGGTAAGCAAAGAATGA
- the infB gene encoding translation initiation factor IF-2, with the protein MSKLRVYELAKEKNLSTRELMWIFNKLGIEVKSHMSTITAEELKRLEEYLQPKPKIEEQGNRTHPLRKNPESQASGINVNKKNVDKNSGGKSVSHKKNNPASHAKPKQTNNGVEQGGSNDKVNHGDNSQNAKQPGKKGLRQGGQTDLKKDHSEKTIAFAAHVKNYCDEDNDFGPKKQTIKKKAADEKKLFDARNKKKKQFKKNNQPAPKPEIQAIKKIVLGESVVVQDFAKKIGKTASDVIKKLIALGVMATVNQEIDFETAAIIAAEYGIEVDFKTDKPLTEIAEIEDDPATLKERPPVVTVMGHVDHGKTSLLDAIRLTNVTATEAGGITQHIGAYQVEVKKRKVTFLDTPGHEAFTAMRARGAQATDIAVLVVAADDGVMPQTVEAINHAKAANVPIIVAVNKIDKPEANPERVKQQLTEYGLVPEEWGGDTLFVPVSALKKEGINELLEVILLVAEMSELKANPNRLAAGVVIEAELDKGRGPVATVLVQKGTLRVGDIIVTGATYGKVRAMVDDKGHRIKEAGPSVPVEVLGLSAVPEAGEIFQVVEDEKLAKEVTNQRQIVKRQEELQQNNKISLDDLFKNINAGDLKELNIIVKADVQGSVEALKQSLERLNNEEVKVNIIHGGVGAITETDVMLASASKAIIIGFNVRPDANARRAAENEQVDIRIYRIIYEAIDSIKAAMSGLLEPELKETILGRAEVRAIFKVPKAGVVAGSYVVEGKITNKAKVRVIRDGIVIHEGEIDSLRRFKDDVKEVAQGFECGIGLARFNDLKEGDIIEAYTFEEIKRELK; encoded by the coding sequence ATGAGCAAATTGCGTGTCTATGAACTTGCCAAAGAAAAAAATTTAAGTACAAGAGAGTTAATGTGGATTTTTAATAAATTAGGCATAGAAGTAAAATCCCATATGAGTACCATAACCGCAGAAGAGCTTAAAAGACTTGAAGAGTATCTACAGCCCAAGCCAAAAATAGAAGAACAAGGAAACCGTACTCATCCTCTGCGAAAAAATCCTGAATCCCAGGCCAGTGGCATAAACGTAAATAAAAAGAATGTTGATAAGAACAGCGGAGGTAAATCAGTTTCCCATAAGAAAAATAACCCTGCTAGCCATGCTAAGCCCAAACAGACTAACAATGGGGTGGAGCAGGGCGGCTCAAACGATAAAGTCAATCACGGGGATAACAGCCAAAACGCCAAGCAACCTGGTAAAAAGGGCCTGCGGCAGGGGGGGCAAACTGATCTGAAGAAGGATCACAGCGAAAAAACTATTGCTTTTGCGGCTCATGTTAAAAATTATTGTGACGAGGATAATGATTTTGGGCCTAAAAAGCAAACTATTAAGAAGAAAGCGGCCGACGAAAAGAAACTTTTTGATGCGAGGAATAAAAAGAAAAAACAGTTTAAAAAGAATAACCAACCTGCGCCGAAGCCGGAAATCCAGGCAATTAAGAAGATCGTGCTGGGGGAATCGGTCGTTGTCCAGGATTTTGCCAAAAAAATTGGAAAAACAGCTTCAGATGTGATCAAAAAATTAATTGCTTTAGGTGTCATGGCAACAGTTAACCAAGAAATAGATTTTGAAACTGCTGCAATTATAGCAGCTGAATATGGTATAGAGGTTGATTTTAAAACAGATAAGCCTCTGACGGAAATTGCTGAGATTGAAGATGACCCGGCTACCCTGAAAGAAAGACCGCCTGTTGTTACCGTGATGGGCCACGTAGATCATGGTAAGACTTCGCTTTTGGATGCCATCCGTTTGACAAATGTTACCGCTACTGAAGCCGGCGGCATCACCCAGCACATTGGAGCTTACCAGGTAGAAGTAAAAAAACGCAAGGTTACCTTTTTGGATACACCTGGGCACGAAGCTTTTACAGCTATGCGGGCCCGGGGTGCGCAGGCAACGGATATTGCGGTCCTGGTTGTGGCGGCAGATGATGGCGTAATGCCGCAGACCGTAGAGGCAATTAACCATGCTAAAGCAGCCAATGTGCCCATTATTGTTGCCGTAAACAAGATTGATAAGCCTGAAGCTAACCCCGAGAGGGTAAAACAGCAGCTTACCGAATACGGTCTTGTTCCCGAAGAGTGGGGAGGAGATACTTTATTTGTTCCTGTCTCCGCTCTTAAGAAAGAAGGGATTAACGAACTGCTGGAAGTAATTCTTTTAGTGGCGGAAATGAGTGAACTAAAAGCAAACCCGAACCGTTTGGCAGCAGGAGTGGTGATTGAGGCTGAATTGGATAAAGGCAGAGGCCCGGTCGCTACCGTACTGGTGCAAAAAGGAACCCTGCGGGTGGGGGATATTATTGTCACAGGCGCTACTTACGGCAAAGTACGGGCAATGGTAGATGATAAAGGCCATCGAATTAAAGAAGCCGGCCCTTCTGTTCCTGTTGAGGTTTTAGGTTTGTCTGCCGTCCCTGAAGCTGGCGAAATCTTCCAAGTTGTGGAGGATGAAAAACTGGCTAAAGAGGTGACTAACCAGCGGCAAATTGTTAAACGCCAAGAAGAATTGCAACAAAACAATAAAATAAGTCTGGATGATCTATTCAAAAATATTAATGCAGGCGATTTAAAAGAACTTAACATTATTGTTAAAGCCGACGTGCAGGGGTCAGTTGAAGCCTTAAAACAGTCCCTGGAACGGCTAAACAATGAAGAAGTCAAGGTGAATATTATTCACGGCGGTGTAGGTGCAATCACTGAAACTGATGTGATGCTGGCTTCCGCTTCAAAAGCCATAATTATCGGCTTTAATGTTCGGCCTGATGCTAATGCCAGAAGAGCTGCTGAAAACGAACAAGTGGATATTAGGATTTACAGGATTATCTATGAAGCTATAGACAGTATTAAAGCGGCTATGTCAGGTTTACTGGAACCCGAATTGAAGGAAACTATTCTGGGTAGAGCTGAAGTGAGGGCAATTTTTAAAGTACCAAAAGCAGGGGTTGTGGCAGGTTCTTACGTTGTTGAAGGCAAGATTACCAATAAAGCTAAAGTAAGGGTTATTAGAGACGGCATAGTTATTCATGAAGGAGAAATAGATTCGCTGCGCAGGTTTAAAGATGACGTAAAAGAAGTAGCTCAAGGTTTCGAATGCGGGATAGGTTTAGCACGTTTCAATGACCTCAAAGAAGGGGATATTATTGAAGCATATACCTTTGAAGAGATAAAAAGAGAGCTTAAATAA
- a CDS encoding L7Ae/L30e/S12e/Gadd45 family ribosomal protein, which yields MKNLEKINALLGFAQKAGKLVSGDNTCRAKFKKIHLIVLASDCSPATNEYYRALCHREKKPILTMGNRVELGTAIGKSPRTVLGITDVNFARQILQLITGEERE from the coding sequence ATGAAGAACCTAGAAAAGATTAATGCATTGTTGGGTTTTGCCCAGAAAGCAGGTAAGCTGGTTTCCGGTGATAACACCTGCAGAGCAAAATTTAAAAAAATTCATTTGATCGTTTTAGCCAGCGATTGTTCACCAGCTACAAATGAATATTACCGGGCTCTATGTCATAGAGAGAAAAAACCTATTCTAACCATGGGAAACAGAGTTGAGTTAGGTACTGCCATTGGCAAATCCCCAAGGACGGTACTAGGAATTACCGACGTCAACTTTGCCCGTCAAATTTTACAGTTAATTACGGGAGAAGAGAGAGAATAG
- the rnpM gene encoding RNase P modulator RnpM, translated as MCVGCKEKKGKKDLIRIVRTPEAEILVDPTGKKAGRGAYICPEVECLNKAVKSKALERALAVNVSPEIISNLENQLKNEEPRKD; from the coding sequence ATGTGCGTGGGTTGCAAGGAAAAAAAAGGGAAAAAAGACTTAATAAGAATAGTCAGGACTCCGGAAGCGGAAATTCTTGTTGATCCAACGGGAAAGAAGGCTGGACGAGGTGCCTACATTTGTCCTGAGGTAGAATGTTTAAATAAGGCCGTTAAAAGTAAAGCTTTGGAACGGGCTTTGGCAGTAAACGTTAGTCCTGAAATTATTAGCAATTTAGAAAACCAGTTAAAAAATGAAGAACCTAGAAAAGATTAA
- the nusA gene encoding transcription termination factor NusA, with the protein MNMDFIEALKEIEKEKGIEVDVLLEAIEAALISAYKKNFGSQNVRVSIDRVTGEIKVYARKSIVEEVVDPKSEITLEDARKAHPNYDLGDIYETEVTPREFGRIAAQTAKQVVVQRIREAERNIIYDEFVSREDDIVTGIVQRQELGNVYIDLGKVEALLAPTEQINGEQYNYGDRIKAYIVEVKKTTKGPQILVSRTHPGLLKRLFELEVPEIFDGTVEIKSVAREAGARSKIAVYSKDENVDPVGACVGPKGIRVQTIVNELKGEKIDIVKWSKDPAEYVSNALSPAKVISVDVNEEQKIARVIVPDYQLSLAIGKEGQNARLAAKLTGWKIDIKSESQAGPGNAGVVEEE; encoded by the coding sequence ATGAATATGGATTTTATTGAAGCTTTAAAGGAAATTGAAAAGGAGAAGGGAATAGAGGTTGATGTACTGCTGGAAGCTATTGAGGCAGCGCTAATTTCAGCTTACAAAAAAAATTTCGGCTCGCAAAATGTCCGGGTCAGCATCGACCGTGTAACCGGTGAAATCAAAGTCTATGCTCGTAAAAGTATTGTAGAAGAAGTTGTGGATCCTAAGAGTGAAATCACCCTGGAAGACGCCCGCAAAGCTCACCCTAATTATGATTTGGGAGATATTTATGAAACAGAAGTAACCCCTCGTGAATTCGGGCGTATTGCCGCCCAAACGGCAAAGCAGGTAGTTGTGCAAAGGATCAGGGAAGCAGAGCGCAACATAATTTACGATGAATTTGTTAGCAGGGAAGATGACATTGTTACAGGCATAGTACAGCGCCAGGAACTGGGTAACGTATATATAGATCTGGGCAAAGTGGAAGCTTTGCTTGCTCCAACAGAACAGATTAACGGAGAACAATATAATTACGGCGATAGGATCAAGGCCTACATAGTTGAAGTGAAAAAAACTACCAAAGGCCCGCAAATTTTGGTCTCAAGGACTCATCCTGGATTGCTCAAAAGGCTTTTTGAACTTGAAGTACCGGAAATTTTCGATGGAACGGTGGAAATAAAATCGGTAGCCAGAGAAGCCGGTGCAAGATCGAAAATCGCAGTGTATTCCAAGGATGAAAATGTGGATCCGGTTGGCGCCTGTGTTGGTCCAAAAGGTATACGTGTACAAACAATTGTTAATGAGTTAAAGGGAGAAAAGATCGATATTGTAAAATGGAGCAAAGATCCGGCAGAATACGTTTCCAATGCGCTTAGCCCGGCCAAAGTCATAAGTGTAGACGTCAATGAGGAGCAAAAAATAGCCAGGGTTATTGTCCCCGACTATCAATTGTCCTTGGCAATTGGCAAAGAAGGTCAAAATGCCAGGCTCGCAGCTAAACTGACCGGCTGGAAAATCGACATTAAAAGTGAATCGCAGGCTGGACCGGGGAATGCAGGTGTGGTAGAGGAGGAATAG
- the rimP gene encoding ribosome maturation factor RimP, with protein MAKYNVEERVEQLVKPAIEEAGYELVSIQYVKEGPDWYLRFFIDHQEGIGLDDCELISRKVEAILDKADPIPDSYVLEVSSPGIERPLKNDEDFAKYQGELVIITTFAPVEGKKQFKGILKGSTAEEVSLLVGKKEMHIPRKLISKAHLTVDF; from the coding sequence ATGGCAAAGTACAATGTGGAAGAAAGAGTAGAACAACTGGTGAAACCTGCTATTGAAGAGGCTGGCTATGAACTGGTTTCAATTCAATATGTTAAAGAAGGTCCGGATTGGTATTTGCGGTTTTTTATTGATCATCAAGAAGGTATAGGCCTGGATGATTGCGAATTAATCAGCCGCAAAGTTGAAGCAATCTTAGATAAAGCTGATCCTATTCCTGACAGCTATGTGCTTGAAGTTTCTTCTCCGGGTATTGAACGCCCATTAAAAAATGACGAAGATTTTGCAAAATACCAGGGTGAACTGGTCATCATTACCACTTTTGCTCCTGTTGAAGGGAAAAAGCAGTTTAAAGGAATTTTAAAAGGAAGTACTGCCGAAGAAGTTAGTTTGCTGGTAGGGAAAAAAGAGATGCATATTCCTCGCAAGCTGATCAGCAAAGCTCACTTAACGGTGGATTTTTAG